In Microbacterium enclense, one genomic interval encodes:
- a CDS encoding ATP-binding cassette domain-containing protein, whose protein sequence is MSTPLLTIDDLVVEYPGKGFRAKPFRALKGVSLDILPGETVGLVGESGSGKTTLGRAALGLAPVSGGKITYDGRDISHLSRSERRGLSSEIQVVFQDPYSSLNPSMTIEQILVEPLTVAGVSAADAKKRVRDLLDQVGLPADARSRLPREFSGGQRQRVAIARALALQPRLIVCDEPVSALDLSTQARVLDLFIDIQNRTGVAYLFVTHDLAVVRHISHRVAVMYKGEIVETGDADRVTSAPEHPYTQRLFMAAPVPDPDRQEERRAARRALLSAS, encoded by the coding sequence ATGAGCACCCCGCTGCTGACGATCGACGACCTCGTCGTCGAGTACCCCGGCAAGGGCTTCCGTGCGAAGCCGTTCCGGGCCCTCAAGGGCGTCTCGCTCGACATCCTCCCCGGTGAGACCGTGGGCCTGGTCGGCGAGTCCGGCTCGGGCAAGACCACGCTCGGGCGCGCGGCCCTCGGCCTCGCCCCGGTGAGCGGGGGGAAGATCACGTACGACGGTCGCGACATCTCTCACCTGAGCCGGTCTGAGCGCCGCGGTCTCAGCTCGGAGATCCAGGTCGTGTTCCAGGACCCGTACTCGTCGTTGAACCCCTCGATGACGATCGAGCAGATCCTCGTCGAGCCGCTCACGGTGGCCGGGGTCTCGGCGGCCGATGCCAAGAAGCGCGTGCGCGACCTGCTCGATCAGGTGGGGCTCCCCGCCGACGCCCGCAGCCGCCTCCCTCGCGAGTTCTCGGGCGGCCAGCGTCAGCGCGTCGCGATCGCGCGGGCACTCGCCCTGCAGCCGCGGCTCATCGTGTGCGACGAACCGGTCTCGGCCCTCGACCTGTCGACCCAGGCGCGTGTGCTCGATCTCTTCATCGACATCCAGAACCGCACAGGCGTGGCGTACCTCTTCGTCACGCACGACCTCGCGGTCGTCCGGCACATCAGCCACCGCGTGGCCGTGATGTACAAGGGCGAGATCGTCGAGACCGGCGACGCCGATCGCGTCACCTCCGCCCCCGAGCATCCCTACACGCAGCGCCTGTTCATGGCGGCGCCCGTGCCCGACCCCGACCGCCAGGAAGAGCGCCGCGCCGCCCGTCGCGCCCTGCTTTCGGCATCCTGA
- a CDS encoding dipeptide/oligopeptide/nickel ABC transporter permease/ATP-binding protein, translated as MTAIDVPPTVPVAPVRVALFRRLLRRPVGLISLGFLALVAVLAIIGPLIAPQDPNFADIRAVLASPSGDHLLGTDGSGRDVLSRLLAATQTSIAAALIALGVAVVLGVVSGLIAGYYQGWFNTAATWVTELNMALPGIVVLLAARAVLGPSVWLSMVIFGILLSPAYFRLVFASVTAVRSELYVDAARVSGLSDLRIIGRHVLSVVRAPIIIQSAIIAGIAIAIQSGLEFLGLGDVNVPTWGSMLTDGFKNIYKNPVLLVWPSLAIALTCIALTLMANVLRDELERTVTVRRRRRRAVLTATGSIATATTSVSLGGGDLPDPDELPELADGDVIVHREDARSKSTEPVLRVRDLRVGYDQADGSHIEVVHGVSLDVRKGEVHGLIGESGSGKTQTAFGVLGLLPRGGSVTGGTISFDGTDLADAPEKVYAGVRGKRIGYIPQEPMSNLDPAFTIGSQLVEPLRTHLKLSSAAARERSLDLLARVGIPDPKRTFDAYPFEVSGGMAQRVLIAGAISTDPELIIADEPTTALDVTVQAEVLELLRDLQQERQMAMLLVTHNFGVVADLCDRVTVMQNGRFVEQGPVRAIFNDAQHPYTRALLDAILDEGPARPPLGAENGVVA; from the coding sequence ATGACCGCCATCGACGTCCCTCCCACCGTCCCGGTCGCCCCGGTGCGCGTGGCGCTGTTCCGCCGACTGCTCCGGCGCCCCGTCGGCCTGATCTCGCTCGGCTTCCTCGCGCTCGTCGCGGTGCTCGCGATCATCGGCCCGCTCATCGCCCCGCAGGATCCGAACTTCGCCGACATCCGTGCGGTGCTCGCCAGCCCGTCCGGCGACCACCTCCTCGGCACCGACGGCAGCGGCCGCGACGTGCTCTCGCGTCTGCTCGCGGCCACCCAGACGAGCATCGCCGCCGCCCTCATCGCCCTGGGCGTGGCCGTGGTGCTCGGTGTGGTCAGCGGCCTGATCGCCGGCTACTACCAGGGCTGGTTCAACACCGCCGCCACGTGGGTCACCGAACTGAACATGGCTCTTCCGGGCATCGTCGTGCTGCTGGCTGCGCGCGCCGTCCTCGGACCCTCGGTCTGGCTGTCGATGGTCATCTTCGGCATCCTGCTCTCCCCCGCGTACTTCCGCCTCGTCTTCGCCTCGGTCACCGCCGTGCGCAGCGAGCTGTACGTCGACGCGGCACGCGTGTCTGGTCTCAGCGACCTGCGCATCATCGGCCGTCACGTCCTGTCGGTCGTGCGGGCGCCCATCATCATCCAGTCCGCGATCATCGCCGGCATCGCGATCGCGATCCAGTCGGGCCTGGAGTTCCTCGGTCTCGGCGACGTCAACGTCCCCACCTGGGGCTCGATGCTCACCGACGGCTTCAAGAACATCTACAAGAACCCCGTGCTGCTGGTCTGGCCCTCGCTCGCGATCGCCCTGACCTGCATCGCCCTGACGCTGATGGCCAACGTGCTGCGCGACGAACTGGAGCGCACCGTCACGGTGCGACGCCGTCGCCGCCGAGCCGTGCTGACCGCGACAGGTTCGATCGCCACCGCGACCACCTCGGTCTCCCTCGGCGGCGGCGACCTCCCCGACCCCGACGAGCTCCCCGAGCTCGCCGACGGCGACGTGATCGTGCACCGCGAGGACGCGCGCAGCAAGTCCACCGAACCGGTCCTGCGCGTGCGCGACCTGCGGGTCGGCTACGACCAGGCCGACGGCTCGCACATCGAGGTCGTCCACGGCGTCTCGCTCGACGTCCGCAAGGGCGAGGTGCACGGGCTCATCGGCGAATCCGGCTCGGGTAAGACCCAGACCGCGTTCGGCGTCCTCGGCCTGCTGCCGCGCGGCGGATCGGTCACCGGCGGCACCATCTCGTTCGACGGCACCGACCTCGCCGACGCCCCGGAGAAGGTGTACGCGGGTGTCCGTGGCAAGCGCATCGGCTACATCCCCCAGGAGCCGATGAGCAACCTCGACCCCGCGTTCACGATCGGCAGCCAGCTCGTCGAGCCGCTGCGCACGCATCTGAAGCTGTCGTCCGCGGCGGCGCGCGAGCGCTCGCTCGACCTGCTCGCCCGCGTCGGCATCCCCGACCCGAAGCGCACCTTCGACGCCTACCCCTTCGAGGTGTCCGGTGGCATGGCGCAGCGCGTGCTCATCGCCGGAGCGATCTCGACCGACCCCGAGCTGATCATCGCCGACGAGCCCACCACGGCCCTCGACGTCACGGTGCAGGCCGAGGTCCTCGAGCTGCTGCGCGACCTCCAGCAGGAGCGCCAGATGGCGATGCTGCTGGTCACGCACAACTTCGGCGTCGTCGCCGACCTCTGCGACCGGGTGACCGTGATGCAGAACGGCCGCTTCGTCGAGCAGGGTCCGGTGCGGGCCATCTTCAACGACGCGCAGCACCCGTATACGCGGGCGCTGCTGGACGCGATCCTCGACGAGGGTCCCGCACGGCCGCCGCTCGGCGCCGAGAACGGAGTGGTGGCATGA
- a CDS encoding ABC transporter permease → MLAFIVRRLLSGVVLIAVISFLAFTLLYAAGGDIARRILGENATAETVAKKTAELGLNRPLLVQYGDWLTSAVTGNLGRSWFNGELVSVSVSGRLSVTLSIVIGATLVSAILSVLLGVLAARRGGAIDAGVQFLSLVGFAVPGFLIALLLVLVFAVNLGWFKATGYTPLTTSLSGWLASVILPIVALSIGAIATVAQQVRGSVIDATSRDYVRTLRARGLSENSVIYRHVLRNAGGPALAVLAVQFVGLLGGAVIVEQIFAIPGMGQLSVRATTQGDIPVVMGLVIAFAIIVVVVNLLIDLAQAALNPKVRLS, encoded by the coding sequence ATGCTCGCATTCATCGTGCGCCGACTCCTCTCGGGGGTCGTGCTCATCGCCGTCATCTCCTTCCTCGCCTTCACGCTCCTCTACGCCGCGGGCGGTGACATCGCCCGCCGCATCCTCGGGGAGAACGCCACCGCGGAGACGGTCGCCAAGAAGACCGCGGAGCTGGGCCTGAACCGCCCGCTGCTCGTGCAGTACGGCGACTGGCTCACCTCGGCCGTCACCGGCAACCTCGGTCGCAGCTGGTTCAACGGCGAGCTCGTCTCGGTGAGCGTCTCCGGACGCCTGTCCGTCACCCTCTCGATCGTGATCGGCGCGACCCTCGTCTCCGCGATCCTCTCCGTCCTCCTCGGCGTCCTGGCTGCCCGCCGCGGTGGGGCGATCGACGCCGGTGTGCAGTTCCTCTCCCTCGTCGGCTTCGCGGTGCCGGGCTTCCTCATCGCGCTGCTGCTCGTCCTGGTGTTCGCGGTGAACCTCGGCTGGTTCAAGGCCACCGGATACACGCCCCTCACCACCTCGCTCAGCGGGTGGTTGGCATCCGTGATCCTGCCGATCGTCGCCCTCTCGATCGGCGCGATCGCCACGGTCGCGCAGCAGGTGCGCGGCTCCGTGATCGACGCCACCTCGCGCGACTACGTCCGCACCCTCCGGGCCCGCGGCCTCAGCGAGAACTCGGTGATCTACCGCCACGTGCTGCGCAACGCCGGTGGCCCCGCCCTCGCGGTGCTCGCCGTCCAGTTCGTCGGGCTCCTCGGCGGAGCGGTCATCGTCGAGCAGATCTTCGCCATCCCCGGAATGGGGCAGCTCAGCGTCCGTGCCACCACCCAGGGCGACATCCCCGTCGTCATGGGCCTCGTGATCGCCTTCGCGATCATCGTCGTGGTGGTCAACCTCCTCATCGACCTGGCCCAGGCCGCTCTCAACCCGAAGGTGCGACTGTCATGA
- a CDS encoding ABC transporter substrate-binding protein — MFRWKATAALAVAAALVLTGCSGGGSGENGSGSSDRLTLTAIIGPTSYDIGAGAEYGNRSPFFQAVFDTLLQKDSTGEIQPWLATAWEYNDDRTVLTLTLRDGVTFTDGTPLDASAVVASLEHFRDGTAPQAATFAGKEFAAPDATTVTITQAAPDPSLVNLLSIAPGLIQAPSSFGNADVSTNPVGSGPYVLDTASSVTGTTYNYTANPDYWNKDAVKYQNLTINVLEDPTATLNAIRAGEANGAKIADNNTISEVEGAGWTIESNELDFQGLLLLDRAGTMAPELGNVKVRQAINMAFDREALLQTLQTGYGTVTEQVFPATSVGYDEKLDSTYPYDPAAAKELLAEAGYPNGFTLNMMSTPAFQQTFDLVAQQLSDIGITVNYTDPGTGNFITDMLAPKYPATWMALEQNPDWQLINFMIAPGATFNPFKYEDPKVDAYISTIQNGSQDEADTATKELNTYIVDQAWFAPFFRVQGTFATDANTNLDFWPTNAYPSIFDFSPKN; from the coding sequence ATGTTCCGATGGAAGGCCACAGCAGCCCTCGCCGTCGCCGCAGCACTCGTGCTGACGGGATGCTCCGGCGGAGGGTCGGGGGAGAACGGATCCGGCAGCAGTGATCGACTCACGCTGACCGCGATCATCGGGCCCACGAGCTACGACATCGGCGCCGGCGCCGAGTACGGAAACCGGAGCCCGTTCTTCCAGGCCGTGTTCGACACGCTCCTGCAGAAGGACTCCACCGGCGAGATCCAGCCCTGGCTGGCCACCGCCTGGGAGTACAACGACGACCGCACGGTCCTCACGCTCACCCTCCGCGACGGCGTGACCTTCACCGACGGCACCCCGCTCGACGCCTCCGCCGTCGTCGCGAGCCTCGAGCACTTCCGCGACGGCACGGCACCGCAGGCCGCCACGTTCGCGGGCAAGGAGTTCGCCGCCCCCGACGCGACCACGGTCACCATCACGCAGGCCGCGCCCGACCCCTCGCTCGTGAACCTGCTCTCGATCGCTCCCGGCCTCATCCAGGCGCCATCCTCGTTCGGCAACGCCGACGTCTCGACGAACCCCGTCGGCTCGGGCCCCTACGTGCTCGACACCGCCTCGTCGGTGACCGGCACCACGTACAACTACACCGCGAACCCCGACTATTGGAACAAGGACGCGGTCAAGTACCAGAACCTCACCATCAACGTCCTCGAAGACCCGACCGCGACGCTGAACGCGATCCGCGCGGGCGAGGCGAACGGCGCCAAGATCGCCGACAACAACACCATCAGCGAGGTCGAGGGCGCCGGCTGGACGATCGAGTCGAACGAGCTCGACTTCCAGGGCCTGCTCCTGCTCGACCGCGCCGGCACGATGGCACCCGAGCTGGGCAACGTCAAGGTGCGCCAGGCCATCAACATGGCCTTCGACCGTGAGGCGCTGCTGCAGACCCTGCAGACGGGCTACGGCACCGTGACCGAGCAGGTCTTCCCCGCCACCTCCGTGGGGTACGACGAGAAGCTCGACAGCACCTACCCCTACGACCCGGCCGCCGCCAAGGAGCTCCTCGCCGAGGCGGGGTACCCGAACGGCTTCACGCTGAACATGATGTCGACGCCCGCGTTCCAGCAGACGTTCGACCTCGTCGCCCAGCAGCTGTCGGACATCGGCATCACGGTGAACTACACCGACCCCGGCACCGGGAACTTCATCACCGACATGCTCGCCCCGAAGTACCCGGCGACGTGGATGGCCCTGGAGCAGAACCCCGACTGGCAGCTGATCAACTTCATGATCGCTCCCGGCGCGACGTTCAACCCCTTCAAGTACGAGGACCCGAAGGTCGACGCGTACATCTCGACGATCCAGAACGGTTCTCAGGACGAGGCGGACACCGCCACCAAGGAACTGAACACCTACATCGTCGACCAGGCCTGGTTCGCCCCGTTCTTCCGCGTCCAGGGCACGTTCGCCACTGACGCGAACACGAACCTGGACTTCTGGCCGACCAACGCCTACCCGTCGATCTTCGACTTCTCGCCGAAGAACTGA
- a CDS encoding TetR/AcrR family transcriptional regulator — MTETTRTARKPRGEYAKSEATRQAILDAALEVFAESGFRAGSLREIAQRVGMSEAGLLHHFPRKSALLLAVLDHRDEAARAVVDFDLTDGAATLHGLVELAALNASMPGVVELFCTLSAEATSPTHPAHEYFQRRYAYVRGRVADAFQRLAEAGRLFEGVDVQRSAVVTIAIMDGLQVQWLLDPDSTDMAEELAAHFRLLVRGFDLAALENVLDLRAGETS, encoded by the coding sequence ATGACCGAGACGACGCGCACAGCGCGCAAGCCACGCGGGGAGTACGCCAAAAGCGAGGCGACCCGTCAGGCGATCCTCGACGCGGCGCTGGAGGTGTTCGCCGAATCGGGGTTCCGTGCGGGATCCCTCCGCGAGATCGCCCAGCGCGTCGGGATGAGCGAGGCGGGCCTGCTGCACCACTTCCCCCGCAAGAGCGCTCTCCTGCTCGCCGTCCTCGACCACCGCGACGAGGCCGCCCGCGCGGTCGTCGACTTCGATCTCACCGACGGTGCGGCGACCCTGCACGGGCTCGTCGAGCTCGCTGCCCTGAACGCGTCGATGCCCGGCGTCGTCGAGCTCTTCTGCACGCTCTCCGCCGAGGCGACCTCTCCCACGCACCCCGCGCACGAGTACTTCCAACGTCGCTACGCCTACGTCCGCGGGCGGGTGGCCGATGCGTTCCAGCGGCTCGCCGAGGCCGGTCGCCTCTTCGAGGGCGTCGACGTCCAGCGATCGGCCGTCGTCACGATCGCCATCATGGACGGCCTGCAGGTGCAGTGGCTGCTCGATCCCGACTCGACCGACATGGCCGAGGAGCTCGCCGCGCACTTCCGTCTGCTGGTGCGTGGGTTCGACCTCGCCGCGCTCGAGAACGTCCTCGACCTGCGCGCGGGGGAGACCTCGTGA
- a CDS encoding glycoside hydrolase family 2 TIM barrel-domain containing protein translates to MIREPFLEGWTVGPKRGAFEAQDAATLAHVTLPHDALRDLPRSPDSPQGVTSGYYPGGVFEYVREFDVPLAWREKTVVLEFEGVYRDAVVFLNGERAAHEGSGYAAFTVDADAFLRFGETNRLSVEARVHKDSRWYTGAGIHRPVHLIVADPVHLPLDGVRVTTPDIDTERAIVEVSTLVRNTTRHTRTTRVAWEVHDDAGRTVATGSSPVTVLPGEDAVARVRLRVERPRLWSIDDPALYELHTALADEADASPLDTDRTVFGIRSLQLDPVHGLRINGESVTLRGACVHHDNGPLGAVSVAAAEDRRVRLLKEAGFTAIRSSHNPASRALLDACDRHGMVVMDELGDVWTRAKTAFDHSVRFADDWHADISALVAKDANHPSVIMYSIGNEILEVASAHGAAWSRRLAEAVRALDDTRFVTNGINGIIANLDRLADARAEMAASDPNTLMAGLGTQMAAMNASDLVTRSIEESAAVLDVVGFNYADSRYALDAELFPNRVIVGSETFPERIGALWPLVSSLPHVIGDFTWTGWDYLGEAGIGRVEYVDAVSEAPTDTAGPYPYLFAESGDLDATGHRRTVSFFREIVYGLRTEPFLAVHRPQHYGRATATTPWSWDDTVASWSWDVPAESPIVVDVYADADEVELQRDGVTVGVAPVGDAREFTARFDTVYVPGELTAVARRGGVEVGRTTLRSGGEESTLVVRPETAEIGAGLDDLAFVRIALEDAAGVVPCDRDVVVTVTVEGPGVLAGLGTGRARTEEPLSAASVTTYDGRALAIVRPTAAGEITVHVTAPGFASVRATVRALL, encoded by the coding sequence GTGATCCGCGAGCCCTTCCTCGAGGGGTGGACCGTGGGGCCGAAGCGGGGGGCGTTCGAAGCCCAGGATGCCGCGACCCTCGCCCACGTCACCCTTCCGCACGATGCCCTCCGCGATCTCCCTCGATCGCCCGACAGCCCGCAGGGCGTGACGTCGGGGTACTACCCGGGTGGCGTCTTCGAGTACGTGCGGGAGTTCGACGTCCCCCTCGCCTGGCGCGAGAAGACGGTCGTTCTCGAGTTCGAGGGCGTCTACCGCGACGCGGTCGTCTTCCTCAACGGCGAGCGGGCGGCGCACGAGGGCAGCGGCTACGCGGCCTTCACGGTGGACGCCGACGCCTTCCTCCGCTTCGGTGAGACCAATCGCCTGAGCGTCGAGGCGCGCGTGCATAAGGATTCGCGCTGGTACACCGGGGCCGGCATCCATCGTCCGGTCCACCTCATCGTCGCCGATCCCGTGCACCTGCCCCTCGACGGCGTGCGCGTGACGACCCCCGACATCGACACGGAGCGTGCGATCGTCGAGGTCTCGACGCTCGTGCGCAACACGACCCGGCACACCCGCACGACGCGCGTGGCGTGGGAGGTGCACGATGATGCGGGGCGCACCGTGGCGACGGGGTCGTCTCCGGTCACCGTCCTCCCCGGCGAGGACGCTGTCGCCCGCGTGCGTCTGCGTGTGGAGCGGCCCCGGCTCTGGAGCATCGACGATCCCGCTCTGTACGAACTGCACACCGCGCTCGCCGACGAGGCGGACGCCTCGCCGCTCGACACCGATCGCACGGTGTTCGGCATCCGCTCCCTCCAGCTCGACCCCGTGCACGGGCTGCGCATCAACGGCGAGAGCGTCACGCTGCGCGGGGCCTGCGTGCACCACGACAACGGTCCGCTCGGAGCCGTCTCCGTCGCCGCCGCCGAAGACCGCCGTGTGCGGCTGCTGAAGGAAGCGGGGTTCACCGCGATCCGCAGCTCGCACAACCCCGCCTCGCGGGCGCTGCTGGACGCGTGCGACCGCCACGGCATGGTCGTGATGGACGAACTCGGCGACGTGTGGACGCGCGCGAAGACGGCGTTCGATCACTCGGTCCGCTTCGCCGACGACTGGCACGCCGACATCTCCGCTCTCGTGGCGAAGGATGCCAACCACCCGAGCGTGATCATGTACTCGATCGGCAACGAGATCCTCGAGGTCGCCAGTGCCCACGGCGCCGCCTGGAGCCGCCGCCTCGCGGAGGCGGTGCGCGCCCTCGACGACACCCGCTTCGTCACGAACGGCATCAACGGCATCATCGCCAACCTCGACCGCCTCGCCGATGCGCGGGCCGAGATGGCGGCATCCGATCCGAACACCCTGATGGCGGGGCTGGGCACCCAGATGGCGGCCATGAACGCGTCCGACCTCGTCACCCGGTCGATCGAGGAGTCCGCCGCCGTGCTCGACGTCGTCGGCTTCAACTACGCCGACTCGCGCTACGCGCTCGATGCCGAGCTGTTCCCGAACCGGGTGATCGTCGGGTCGGAGACCTTCCCCGAGCGCATCGGTGCCCTCTGGCCGCTCGTCTCGTCGCTGCCGCACGTCATCGGCGACTTCACCTGGACCGGCTGGGACTACCTCGGCGAAGCGGGAATCGGCCGGGTGGAGTACGTCGACGCCGTCTCCGAGGCGCCGACCGACACGGCGGGTCCGTACCCGTATCTCTTCGCGGAGTCGGGAGACCTGGATGCCACGGGCCACCGGCGCACGGTCTCGTTCTTCCGCGAGATCGTCTACGGCCTGCGCACCGAGCCGTTCCTCGCGGTGCACCGACCGCAGCACTACGGCCGTGCGACGGCGACGACGCCCTGGTCGTGGGACGACACAGTGGCGAGCTGGTCGTGGGACGTGCCCGCGGAGTCGCCGATCGTGGTCGACGTGTACGCCGACGCCGACGAGGTCGAGCTGCAGCGCGACGGCGTGACGGTGGGCGTCGCCCCCGTCGGGGATGCGCGCGAGTTCACCGCCCGCTTCGACACGGTCTACGTGCCGGGGGAGCTGACGGCGGTCGCGCGTCGCGGCGGCGTCGAGGTGGGCCGCACCACGCTCCGCTCGGGCGGCGAAGAGTCGACGCTCGTCGTGCGCCCCGAGACCGCCGAGATCGGCGCCGGTCTCGACGACCTCGCCTTCGTACGGATCGCCCTCGAAGACGCTGCCGGTGTCGTTCCCTGCGACCGCGACGTCGTCGTCACCGTCACCGTGGAGGGCCCCGGGGTGCTCGCCGGCCTCGGAACGGGCCGTGCCCGCACCGAGGAGCCGTTGTCGGCGGCGTCGGTCACCACGTACGACGGGCGGGCGCTCGCGATCGTGCGGCCGACGGCCGCGGGAGAGATCACCGTGCACGTCACCGCCCCGGGGTTCGCGTCGGTGCGGGCGACGGTCCGCGCGCTGCTCTAG
- a CDS encoding DHA2 family efflux MFS transporter permease subunit, with protein MDERMAGRRWAGLVFISIAVSLIIVDSTIVNVAVPSIVDDLGISSTEVQWVQEAYTLVFASFLLVFGSLADRLGRRRLLLIGVGVFAAASIAASLAPTGGALILARLAQGIGGAMILPTTLSLINATFRGRERGIAFAVWGSTIGGMAAVGPLLGGWLTTAFSWRWAFGINIPLGIVIVIGVLLTVAESRSERREAIDGVGALLSVLTMAPLVFALIEGRTYGWWGVDTVPILGSWTWPFALSPVPIAFAVAAVALAGFVAWGVRRRRGLSTLLALDLFRIGSFRNGNIAAAVVSLGEFGIILALPLWLQFVVGFDALQTGLLLLALAIGSFVASGLAGALGGKVAPVWVVRGGLVAEIVGVAGVALTIGPDATWGPLIPFLFVYGLGVGLATAQLTGVVLAEVPPAASGQASGTQSTSRQLGAALGVAILGTVLFATTAGVLSSSLEDRGLPADQRDTVVSQVVDSAGAAIAGLAQSPRTQDIAADARAAFSDGTRAAALTAAAFLTLGLISTLTLGRRARSGEPEGPPEQQWSA; from the coding sequence ATGGACGAACGCATGGCTGGGCGCCGCTGGGCGGGGCTCGTCTTCATCAGCATCGCCGTCTCGCTGATCATCGTCGACTCGACGATCGTCAACGTCGCGGTCCCCTCGATCGTCGACGACCTCGGAATCTCCTCGACAGAGGTCCAGTGGGTCCAGGAGGCCTACACGCTCGTGTTCGCCTCCTTCCTGCTGGTGTTCGGCAGTCTCGCCGACCGACTCGGCCGACGACGTCTGCTGCTCATCGGCGTCGGCGTGTTCGCGGCGGCCTCGATCGCGGCATCCCTCGCCCCGACCGGCGGGGCGCTGATCCTCGCGCGCCTCGCGCAGGGCATCGGCGGAGCGATGATCCTGCCGACCACCCTCTCCCTGATCAACGCGACCTTCCGCGGGCGCGAGCGGGGCATCGCCTTCGCCGTGTGGGGATCGACGATCGGCGGCATGGCCGCGGTCGGCCCGCTGCTCGGCGGGTGGCTCACGACCGCCTTCTCGTGGCGGTGGGCGTTCGGCATCAACATCCCCCTGGGCATCGTGATCGTGATCGGCGTGCTGCTCACCGTCGCCGAGTCGCGCAGCGAGCGGCGGGAGGCGATCGACGGCGTGGGCGCCCTCCTCTCGGTGCTGACCATGGCCCCACTCGTCTTCGCGCTCATCGAAGGACGCACCTACGGCTGGTGGGGCGTCGACACCGTACCCATCCTCGGGTCGTGGACCTGGCCGTTCGCGCTGTCGCCCGTCCCGATCGCTTTCGCGGTCGCGGCCGTCGCGCTGGCCGGCTTCGTCGCGTGGGGTGTCCGGCGGCGGCGCGGGCTGTCGACCCTGCTGGCCCTCGACCTCTTCCGCATCGGCTCGTTCCGCAACGGCAACATCGCCGCCGCGGTGGTCTCGCTCGGCGAGTTCGGCATCATCCTCGCGCTGCCCCTGTGGCTGCAGTTCGTGGTCGGCTTCGACGCCCTGCAGACCGGCTTGCTGCTGCTCGCGCTCGCGATCGGCTCGTTCGTCGCGAGCGGGCTCGCCGGCGCCCTGGGGGGAAAGGTCGCCCCGGTGTGGGTGGTCCGCGGCGGTCTCGTCGCCGAGATCGTGGGGGTGGCCGGCGTGGCTCTCACCATCGGACCGGATGCCACCTGGGGACCGCTCATCCCCTTCCTCTTCGTCTACGGACTCGGGGTGGGGCTCGCAACGGCGCAGCTGACCGGCGTCGTGCTCGCGGAGGTGCCGCCCGCGGCGAGCGGCCAGGCCTCCGGCACGCAATCGACCTCCCGCCAGCTGGGCGCCGCGCTCGGCGTGGCCATCCTCGGCACCGTCCTCTTCGCAACGACCGCCGGCGTCCTGAGTTCGTCGCTCGAGGACCGGGGCCTGCCCGCCGACCAGCGCGACACCGTGGTGTCGCAGGTGGTCGACAGCGCGGGCGCGGCGATCGCCGGACTGGCGCAGTCGCCCCGGACCCAGGACATCGCGGCCGACGCGCGCGCGGCGTTCAGCGACGGGACGCGCGCCGCGGCCCTGACGGCAGCCGCCTTCCTCACGCTCGGGCTGATCTCGACGCTGACGCTGGGGCGGCGGGCGCGCTCCGGCGAACCGGAGGGTCCGCCGGAGCAGCAATGGTCGGCCTAG